The Astatotilapia calliptera chromosome 19, fAstCal1.2, whole genome shotgun sequence DNA segment ATGTAATATGGATAAATGTTGTTAGAAAGCTGTTAATGCTAAAAGCAGCAAAACGGGCCCAGGTACACAGCACAAACTACGATCACGTTTCAGTGCAAGCCTACACAAAGTGCCATTGACCCCGTGTACATTATTTTCAGTAATCTACAGCATCAGCTTTCATGTAAATCTACATTTATGCAGGCTGACATGCTTCTCTTGCAGCGAGTATGACCTCCTCTCCTGTTTTGCATAGGGTCATGGGTCAGTGAAGTCATGCATTACCCCCGGAGGGAAGAGATCTAAGGGCCCCTCGGTGCAACAACACCCTAAAGGAAGTGTTATACCAGGAAGAGTGAGGCAAAAGCCTCATATTGTTATCTACTCAGTCGTGAACGTGCAGAAAGAGTTGCACTTTTTTCCATAATATTTGTTTCTAACTTCCTATTCTGTCACTCCATCAGTCCTCAAGCTCTCTACCTTAATGTCACAGTTTAATTTAGCCCAGGTCCACCTTCCATCCTCCAGGCTGCAGATCCTAGTTTGTCTCAGAACTCTATTTTGCAGGCGGGGAAAGTTTCATCCTGCATGGCAACGGTGCTGTTAGATCCCAGGACAGTGATTCCTAGTTCACGCTGTTTGTCCAAGGTCTGCTGGTACCACTCCTGCATCGACACCGATTCGAAGGTAGGGATCACTGTTACCTGGAGAAATACAAAAGGCCGCCTTTAGCCATTCAGTAATAGCTGATGATTTTAGCATTTGGAGGGATCTACAGAGTGTGGTTTGGGATTCAGTAACAGCCCAATTTTCATGGAAATGATCTCTGTGAttgcattttacattttctcattttgggggaaaaaacacttaCATAATAATCTACTGTATAATGTTTCTACCTGCATAGAGTCTGGCCATGATATCTTtccatccagcagagcatcCAGGGTTTGCCTCATTAGTTCCTCCCGCTCCGGGCTGTCACCGCTGATGATGTAGCAAGAAGAGCGAACACACTTGAAGAAGTCCACACTCACTGTGGGAGAGGAGGCTCCAGAGGGGGTATAAGCCAGGTCCACATACACACTGACTTCCCCAGCAGAGGTAGCCTTAGAGCCTGTGGCCGAAAGGAGAGGAGAAATTACAGCCTAATAGCGCTCATACCGAGACACAACACTTAAATGTTGAAGTTGCCCTTAAATTACGCAGGGCAAGAGAAAAAATCCCACTTCACAGCTCATACCTGGACTGGACGAGGATTTTGCTGGTGCTGATCGAGTGCTGGTGGAGGGGGTACGAGCTAAAGAGACGCTTCCTTTTGTGACTCCACTTTGGCTCCCTGTCCTGCTTTTCCCTGAGCCTGATTTTTGGGAGGCCTCAATGACCTGATCacaaaaaagatcaaatgtaataCAAAGTTCAGTGGTAGATTTTGTTTAAATAGATTATGATTTAGACAATTTTATGGCCCAAATTTTTAAAGTAATAATTAGGTTACgctttacaaataaaaataacatgagTCAAAAGGTCCACTTTGAGTATTTTGATGGGTTTTATGAagtaacagaaaacattttgtatCATATCAAAATGTCAGATATGTTGAAGCAGCCATTCATATAATAATCATTTTTACtcttataaaataaagacacagGCTTTAACCTGTGGCCAAAACCAGTTGCGCTGATAGTATAATTAatctttcatatattttcataaatCACATATTTTGCCTTCAATCTAGCAGACGAgataaattcagtaattactcGGACCTCTTTGTGTgacaacacaacaaaataatTCAACCTGTCTTCAGCTTAGAAATACCACAATCCACCTGAAGCCACAATAAAGCTCATACATGATCTTAACACAGGCATGTGTTTCTGCTCACGAGACAAACTCACCCCTGCAAGTTTTTTTCCTCGCATGCCCGTGGCTTTTGCTCTCTTGCCATGAACATCTGAGTCAAACTGGGGAACTGGCATGGAGGCGTCAGGATGTGGAGGCAGAGGTGGACTGTCCCTGAGAGGTGCTGGAAGAGGGTCTGGCGGCAGAGCCTGATGGGTTAGGATGTTTTGTGGAGAATTAGAAGGCTCGCTACATGACTCATCCTCATCCGAGTCCAGAGCTCCGTCAGCAGTGGTGGACGGGCAGTCCTCAGTGCAGACAGGGGCGTTTGAGTCACTGGGTGACGTGTCCTtggtgttgttattgttgttgccGTGATGATGCGGAGTAAAGGCTCCTCTGGAGGCCTCGCTGGTGCCTGAGCCGGAGTCGggctgtttaaaatgtttaaactcaCAGGGAGAAACCAAACACAGGTCTACATCATGACCTGAAGCCTCGAAATGAAGTGTGCTGGGAGCCAAAGGTCGTGCTGCCTCTGAACTCTGACCTAAAGATTTGAGAGGCTTCTTCATTTGTAAGGACATTCCTGCATAGTGGCTGCCATTGGAGTGAGAGTGATAAACGCTGTCATCGCCCTCTCTCTGGCTCCCAGTGGTTGGTCCCTGCTCAAAGGACATGGACAATGATTCATCTACCTCTGTGGACTGAGGTGAGCTCACCTCTGCTGGCATGGAGTGTGTAGTGGTGGTGGCAACAGAGGGAGACGGGTCTGAAGAAACTTCCTTAAGTGTCCCCAAAGGAAGAAAACTTAAATGCTTCTCTCTGGGATGTGTGGGGTTCTCTGGAGTGCTTTTAGGATGGCATAGCTGCCCCTCACTTTGCCTGGATGACCCATTTGGCTGGTTAACATCAGCAGAATCTAGGCTACCCTGGGCTTGTAGCCGGCTAAGAGCAGACCTGTTGCACCAAACATCGTCTGGGGACAAACAGTAAGGAGTGTGGCCTGCGCTGTTGGGCCGTGAGTCGGGGGACGCTGGTTCTACGGTCTCCTCGTCGGGGCTGACAGGAGCCTGGTTCTCTGGAGAGGATCGCGAGGGTGGACTATATTTCAAAGCCCCATCAAGAAGCGTGTACTCAGTTGGAGTTAAGTCTAACTGGACTGTACGCTCATTCTTTGGTGCCTTGTTCAAAGGAGATGGAAATCCTACAACCTTTGCAGGTTTTGTAGCATTTCCAGGCTGGTCTACAAGGCTTTTCTGCAAGTCTGTATCAGCTCTCTCACCACTTCCAGGCATATGTTGCACTCCATTATCACCACTCCCTCCACTACCTGCTGCTTTTTCTACtgatctgtcagctgtttcatTACAAGTGTCTTCTTGGCTCAGGCCTCCTAGGCTCTTTTCATTTTCTGGATCACTGCTTTTCTGCTTATCTACCGTTTCCACCTGTGCCTCTTCTCGTTCGATTTCCTCCCTCAGCTTAAGAAAATCAGCTGTCATATCTTCAGGGGTAGACATTTTGGAGCCACAGGGATTTTCCTCGGggtccatttttttattttcctgctcaGTAACAGTGCACTCTGGATCAAGGATTTCTGGCACAGCTCTAGTGTCAGATTTGGCTGAGTCATTATTTGGCAGTGCACTGTTGACATGCAGCTTCTTGCTATCATTTGCTTCCTTTCCTGGTagcttttttgctttcttctctcCTATTTTAGAGTCattctttgcttcttttttgagcttcattttattttcgTTCTTTAATTTGGAGGGAACACCATCCTTCTTGCTCTGACTGTTCTTTCTAGCTATGCTCCCTTCTTTGTTGTCAgtcttctcctcttttttcccatcctttcctcctccttttttggAAGTATTCTTCTCTGCTGCTTTATCCTTTATGCCTGtctcttttattttggttttatcaGTCTCCATCATGCCAGTTCCATTTAatgcttttcctttttcctttgaaGACACATCCTTACCATCTCCACGCTCtttcctttgtttgtgtgttcccTCCTTTCCTTGTGACTTGACACTGTCCTGGCTCTCTGTCCTCTTGgtctttttctcttctcctaGTTTCTCTAAGTCTCCCATTGTCACTGTGGGTTTCTGGAGAAAGGCCAGCCCCTTTAGCTTTTCCAGCCCCTGCAGCAGCTTTGCCTGTGGGGTAATGCCAGGGAAAAGCACCCTGACCACCTTCTCTTGAGGACACGCTGGATGCCACACAAGCAGAGCACACACAGAGGTGAGGGCGGTGAGAGGGAGAGTTTGGGATTTAGATGCTGATGATACTCCATCGGGCCAATTTTGCATGAATGTCTGGTATTCCTGGTTGTTTTTGCCTGGGTTTAGTATGTATAAATCCAGCTGTCCCACTCCCATCTTTTGGAAAAGGGTTAAGGGCTCAAAGGGGACTCCTTGCGGTCGAAACATTGGTTGCGGTCTGATGTCTAAATTCTTTAACAGCTGTAGGGTTAGAGCAGCCTGCTGGGTGCTCTTCAGTACATTGTCCACACCTGACAGGAGAATAATGATAACTTGTATAACCAATCAGTCATATCATTGTTTTTAGCAGTTAAAAATGTCATG contains these protein-coding regions:
- the LOC113012433 gene encoding microtubule-associated protein 1S-like; this translates as MASSRVLEREVQEEPKRAATANLDFCLHKYSLLIIIGRTARLRQTEHISREIERGIRSWDVDLKSCNLNLYLQEFLSHHTASFKSAGHKCLRHCTRVLDTQVVISPSQDQVHSEVFAFLSRESAHKLLILAGLSEEESGDVLFNRGLFSPYQLKQILTEQSFDQESSASSLPPSRIHLTLSCPNIGQWRKTLVENQPLQGPFSLCINPPEVLPAMEALGKFTSLISCTICPSSPFDLLPPPTTVGFLKLSRPCCYVFPAGRGDCAFFAVNGFTVLVDGGSDSQACFWKLVRHLDRVDAVLLTHVGTENLPGVVSFLERKVAEQELRTDVIEDSCKKLISPELGVVFFNAPSRLQVEQQPCVDNVLKSTQQAALTLQLLKNLDIRPQPMFRPQGVPFEPLTLFQKMGVGQLDLYILNPGKNNQEYQTFMQNWPDGVSSASKSQTLPLTALTSVCALLVWHPACPQEKVVRVLFPGITPQAKLLQGLEKLKGLAFLQKPTVTMGDLEKLGEEKKTKRTESQDSVKSQGKEGTHKQRKERGDGKDVSSKEKGKALNGTGMMETDKTKIKETGIKDKAAEKNTSKKGGGKDGKKEEKTDNKEGSIARKNSQSKKDGVPSKLKNENKMKLKKEAKNDSKIGEKKAKKLPGKEANDSKKLHVNSALPNNDSAKSDTRAVPEILDPECTVTEQENKKMDPEENPCGSKMSTPEDMTADFLKLREEIEREEAQVETVDKQKSSDPENEKSLGGLSQEDTCNETADRSVEKAAGSGGSGDNGVQHMPGSGERADTDLQKSLVDQPGNATKPAKVVGFPSPLNKAPKNERTVQLDLTPTEYTLLDGALKYSPPSRSSPENQAPVSPDEETVEPASPDSRPNSAGHTPYCLSPDDVWCNRSALSRLQAQGSLDSADVNQPNGSSRQSEGQLCHPKSTPENPTHPREKHLSFLPLGTLKEVSSDPSPSVATTTTHSMPAEVSSPQSTEVDESLSMSFEQGPTTGSQREGDDSVYHSHSNGSHYAGMSLQMKKPLKSLGQSSEAARPLAPSTLHFEASGHDVDLCLVSPCEFKHFKQPDSGSGTSEASRGAFTPHHHGNNNNNTKDTSPSDSNAPVCTEDCPSTTADGALDSDEDESCSEPSNSPQNILTHQALPPDPLPAPLRDSPPLPPHPDASMPVPQFDSDVHGKRAKATGMRGKKLAGVIEASQKSGSGKSRTGSQSGVTKGSVSLARTPSTSTRSAPAKSSSSPGSKATSAGEVSVYVDLAYTPSGASSPTVSVDFFKCVRSSCYIISGDSPEREELMRQTLDALLDGKISWPDSMQVTVIPTFESVSMQEWYQQTLDKQRELGITVLGSNSTVAMQDETFPACKIEF